Genomic segment of Chromatiales bacterium:
CCTCGGCGCCACTTGCGAGTGGAAGGCTCGGCGGACTGCCCGTCCTGTTTCTGGCCCGGCACGGGACCGCTCACAGCATTCCGCCGCACGCGATCAACTATCGCGCCAACATCGCGGCACTGCGCGAGGCCGGCGCGACCCATGTGGTGGCCGTGGCCGCAGTCGGTGGAATTGGCCCGAATTGCGGCGCTGGCGCCCTGGTGGTGCCCGACCAGCTGATCGACTACACCTGGGGCCGGGAGCACGCATTCGCTTCAACCGTGCTTGCACCGGACAGCCACTTCGACTTCACCGAACCGTATTGCGCAGAGCTGCGTGCGGCGCTGCTGGCAGCGGGTGCGGCCGCGGGTGTGGCCTTGGTCGACGGCGGGGTCTACGGCGCGACGCAGGGTCCGCGACTGGAGACTGCGGCCGAGATTCGCCGGCTGGCGCGCGATGGCTGTGACCTGGTCGGGATGACCGGCATGCCCGAGGCCGCATTGGCCCGCGAGGCCGGACTTTGTTACGCGACGCTGGCCGTGGTCTCGAACCGCGCCGCGGGACTGGGCGGCGAGATCACGATGGACGAAATTCACGGCGTGCTCGCCTCGGCGATGCACACGGCCGGACGGGTGCTGGAGGCCCTGGGGCAGGGGTGGCGAAGAAAAGGGCTCTGATAATCCTCTAGCCGCCGGCGCTACGCGTTCTCGCCTTCGCTCACCGGGGTGACCCGCACGATGATGCCGAGCACGGGATGATCCAGATAATGGGTCTCGCTGCTGCGCATTCGGCGATGCGCGTTCATTTCAAACCGCTCGGTTCCGGCGTTCGGGTCCAGACTGCTGCCGCTCAGGCTGAGTTCGGTGTTCACATGCAGGAACCGCTTGCGTTCAACGCGGATCTGGCCGTCCAGTCGATAGGTCTGTAGACCGAAACGCAGCGGCTGGACGTCGATTACCGGTACCGGTGAGCTGGTCTGTGCGTCCTGACGCCAGCCAAAATGCCGCAGCAGCCGATAGGCGCCGTTCGCGCTGATCGCGCTGGCGGCAGCCCCGAGCGTGAGCTGCCCGGGCAGCATCTGGGGGTATTGGGGTGCTGCGATCGTCGTCGGGAGGGGCAGGGGCTCGATGGTCTGCGGCAAGCCCTGAAACCCGGCAGGCTCGACCATGGTCCGTTCCTCGCCGGCCAACAGCCCGGCGACGTGCGCGAAGATGATGATTTCGACGTCGTATTCGCGTACCTCGGCGGCGCGCGCCGGAGTAACGGCA
This window contains:
- a CDS encoding S-methyl-5'-thioinosine phosphorylase; this encodes MGSHGKSTPRLALIGGTGLDAITGFEPLTDAAPVTAFGPASAPLASGRLGGLPVLFLARHGTAHSIPPHAINYRANIAALREAGATHVVAVAAVGGIGPNCGAGALVVPDQLIDYTWGREHAFASTVLAPDSHFDFTEPYCAELRAALLAAGAAAGVALVDGGVYGATQGPRLETAAEIRRLARDGCDLVGMTGMPEAALAREAGLCYATLAVVSNRAAGLGGEITMDEIHGVLASAMHTAGRVLEALGQGWRRKGL